A region from the Priestia filamentosa genome encodes:
- a CDS encoding pyridoxal phosphate-dependent aminotransferase produces MKIFQQSDRLKGLPEQFFASLVKKVAKEASEGHDLINFGQGNPDKPTPEHIVKALQEASNNPHFHGYPPFQGHGFLKEAAASFYKQEYGVTIDPTKEVAILFGGKAGLVEIPQCLLNKGDGVLIPDPGYPDYLSGVALAGATLTKMPLTEQNDFLPDYSSLSEEDKQRAKLMFLNYPNNPTGAVASKEFFEDTVSFADKNDICVVHDFAYGAIGFDGKKPRSFLQTEGAKDVGIEIYTFSKTFNMAGWRIAFAVGNESVIKAIELLQDHLYVSIFSPIQKAAEVALLHSHKSVQDLLSLYERRREVWVGGLQNIGWDVKAPAGSFFAWLRVPKGYTSTEFSDLLLKKAHVVVAPGIGFGEHGEGYVRTGLLTEETRIREAIKRIKGLGIF; encoded by the coding sequence ATGAAAATATTTCAGCAGTCAGATCGTTTAAAAGGTTTACCAGAACAGTTTTTTGCTTCTCTTGTTAAAAAAGTAGCAAAAGAGGCAAGTGAAGGACATGACTTAATTAATTTTGGTCAGGGAAATCCAGATAAGCCGACTCCTGAGCATATTGTAAAGGCGCTTCAAGAAGCAAGTAATAATCCTCACTTTCACGGTTATCCACCTTTTCAAGGCCACGGTTTTTTAAAAGAGGCTGCAGCCTCTTTTTATAAACAAGAATATGGAGTAACAATCGATCCAACAAAAGAAGTAGCCATTTTATTTGGCGGAAAAGCAGGATTGGTTGAAATTCCCCAGTGTTTGCTTAATAAAGGGGATGGTGTCCTTATTCCAGATCCGGGTTATCCGGACTATTTATCAGGGGTTGCGCTAGCTGGCGCAACATTAACTAAAATGCCTTTAACAGAGCAAAATGATTTTTTACCTGACTATAGTTCGCTGTCAGAGGAAGATAAGCAACGTGCTAAGCTGATGTTTTTAAACTATCCAAATAATCCCACAGGTGCTGTTGCTTCAAAAGAGTTTTTTGAAGATACGGTGAGCTTTGCCGACAAAAATGATATCTGTGTTGTTCACGATTTTGCTTATGGAGCAATCGGATTTGATGGCAAGAAGCCAAGAAGTTTTTTGCAAACTGAAGGAGCAAAAGACGTTGGGATTGAGATTTATACGTTTTCTAAAACATTTAATATGGCAGGATGGCGCATTGCTTTTGCAGTTGGAAACGAGAGTGTTATTAAAGCAATTGAACTTTTACAAGATCACCTTTATGTTAGTATTTTTAGTCCTATTCAAAAAGCGGCCGAAGTTGCGCTTCTGCATAGTCATAAAAGTGTTCAGGACCTTTTGTCTCTTTATGAGAGAAGACGTGAAGTTTGGGTAGGAGGATTGCAAAATATCGGATGGGATGTAAAAGCTCCAGCAGGCTCTTTTTTTGCTTGGCTTCGTGTCCCTAAAGGATATACATCAACGGAATTTTCCGATCTACTCTTGAAGAAAGCACATGTTGTGGTAGCTCCTGGAATTGGTTTTGGCGAGCATGGCGAAGGATATGTACGAACAGGATTGCTAACAGAGGAAACGCGAATCCGAGAAGCTATTAAGCGAATTAAGGGATTAGGAATTTTCTAA